The following is a genomic window from Clostridium fungisolvens.
TTTAATGCAAGGTTCTTTGTATTTTGAGATTTATAGTCGATACCTATAATATCATCTATTGTATATTTGGTATTATGTAACTGAGTAACACGTTTTCTTAAGTTACCTATTATTTTGTTTGACCTAGTAAGTCGCCTTATTAAGGTATATACATCATTAATCTCATTTACAATAGATATACCTCCAACAATTTCATTGTTTTCAATAATTGGAACCATGTTGACCACGTATTCTTTGTCATCAACTTTTCTAGGTATCCCAATAAGCTTTTGTCCGCTATTAATAACCTCAGGAAGTTTACTTCCTTCCCTTACAGTATGTAGAGGTTGTCCGATGATGATATCAGGGTTTACTCCCGTTATTCTAATATAAGATGGATTTATATAAATAATAGTGCAATTCTTATCTGCAATTAGAACTCCATCATGAAGAGAGTCCAATATACTTTTTTGTAGTTCATCAATTTTCATAATTATCACCTGAATATATATTTTTACAAACGTTTAGAATCTAGAAAATTTTAGGATGTATATGGTTAAATTCTAACACGTTATAATAAATTATCAAATAAGTATTGATAGTTATTGTTTCTAATAGTTCTAGGAAGTGGAGCGTTAAGTTGATTTACATTCTAAAAAGCCTTTTATAGAAGATGGATATTTTTAATCGCTTTGATATCACTTGTTATGAAGCCAATGAAGATACAAATAAAATGATTATCTCTTATGGAAATGTAGCAAGGAAGATTGTAAAAATCAACTTGCTCCTTCGATATTTAAATAGTGTAAAAAATACAGAAACTTTTAAGGAAAGTCAGAAGTGACTTTCTTTAATTGTTTTTTAAATATTTTTGTTTATATCCAATTTGTTTAGTTTTACATAAAATATAATTTTCGTATTTGTACTATGTCTCAATAATAGGGAAAATTATTATGAATAAAAATTTAATCTGTTACTTTAAATTTGATAAATTAACTGTAAATGTATATAATAAATTTCAATAATAATTTAAAGCATAAATAATTATGATATATACCTGAATAGAGGTGAGTATAGAGTGAAAAGAATAGATGAAGTTTATAAAAAGCTTATTGAACTTTATAATGGTGAAGGTATTAGTGCAGGAGAAATAGCAACATCACTAGGGTTAGATAGAGCAAATGTAAGTGCTGATTTAAATAAATTGAGTGAAGCTGGAAAAGTTTCAAAGATTAAAGGTAAGCCAGTACTATTTGTACCCCAGGAAATTAAGCTTGAGGAAAACATTCTGGAAAAGTTTGTAAAGAAGAATGCGAGCCTTTTTTCAGCGGTAGAGCAGGCTAAGGCTGCAATATTATATCCGCCTAAAGGGATGAATATGCTGATCTTAGGGGATACAGGTGTTGGTAAATCAATGTTTGCAACACTTGTACATAGATATGCCATTGAGATGGAAGTAATGCCAGAGGAAGCACCTTTCATAACCTTCAACTGTGCTGATTATGCCAATAATCCTCAATTACTACTTGGACAACTATTCGGAAGTGTAAGAGGGGCTTATACTGGTGCAGATGCTGATAAGCCTGGGCTAATTGAAAAGGCAAATGGAGGTATTCTTTTTTTAGATGAAGTTCATAGACTTCCTCCAGAAGGTCAGGAAATTTTCTTTACTTTTATGGATAAAGGAACCTTTAGAAGGTTAGGGGAAACTGATAATGAAAGATCTTCAAAAGTATTAATAGTTTCTGCAACTACGGAAAATCCAGACTCAACGCTTTTAAAAACCTTTACGAGAAGAATACCAATGATTATAAGAATTCCAAGTCTTAATGAAAGAACTTTGGAAGAAAGATTTAATTTAGTAAGCGATTTTATGAGAGAAGAGTCTGCAAGACTTAGAAAGTCAATAAAAGTTTCTGTAAACACAATGAGATCTCTTTTAAGCTATAGCTGTCCAAACAATGTGGGTCAACTTAGAACAGATATTCAGTTACTATGTGCAAAGGCTTATGCGGATTTTATAGCTCATAGAAAAGAAGAAATAGTTATAAGTAGCTTAGATATACCGCCTTATATAAGAGAAGGATTATATATGGGAACTGAGCATCGCCAGATATGGAATAAGTTAATCGGTATAAATAACAGATACTGCATCTTTGATACCAGTGAAGAAAATATGCTCTTTGAGGAATATAATAATAACGAAAGTATTTATGAGATGATAGACATAAGGTTTCATGAGTTAAAAACCAAAGGTGTGTCTGACGAAGAATTAGATAAAGAAATGGAAAAAGACATAGAAGACTATTTTGATAACTACATTCACGACGTAAGTAGTAAAGTGGATATGTCTAAGCTGGAAAATATAATTGAACCGAAAGTTATAAGAGTTGTTGAGGAATTAATAAGTTTAAGTGAAGAAAGACTTGGTAGAAAGTTAAGCAAAAAGGTTTATTATGGAATGGCTGTGCATATATCAAACTCTATAGAGAGAGTAAGAAAAAATAGAAAAATAGTAAATCCGCAGTTAAATTCTATTAGAACTCAATATAAAGAAGAGTTTAACTTGGCATTAGACTTTTTAAAAATAATAGATAGGACATTAGATATATCAATGCCTATTGATGAAGCTGGATTTTTATCACTTTTCTTAATTTATGATTATAGAGTTGTTGAAGAACACAATAAAGATGTAAAAGTCATTGTTATAGCTCATGGGCCTGCAACAGCAAGTTCGATGGTTGAAACAGCTAACAAACTTTTAGGCGTAAATTATGCAATAGGTATAAATGCACCTATAGAAGAAAAACCTAAAACTATACTTTCTAATATAAAAAATTATATTAAAGAAGCAAAATTAGATTCGGATGTATTATTTCTTGTAGACATGGGATCATTTACAACCTTTGGTGCAGAGCTTCAAAAAGAATTTGGAATAAGGACAAAAACAATACCTCTGGTAAGTACTCTTCACGTTTTAGAAGCAACAAGAAAAGCTATGATGGGATATACTCTTGAAGAAGTATATAAAGACACCTTAAGTGTTAATGTTTTGATGGAAGCTAATGAAGAAGAACTTATAGAAGAAGATGAGATAGGAGAAAAACTAGCTATTATAACTATTTGTACTACAGGAGAAGGTAGTGCAATAACAGTTAAGAATATGCTCCACAGAGAGCTTGATTTTGATAGCAATCTTTTAGCGGTTATACCTATAAATCTTGTTGGGAAAGGCAGTGTATATAAAAGGATAAAGGAAATAGAAAAAGATCATACTGTTGTATGCCTAGTAAGTTCTTTTAGCCTAGATACTAAAATTCCTCAATTTGGACTGGAAGATATGTTTAATCCTGATGCTATAAAATTAATGCAAAGGTACATTGATCTACAGACGGCTTACCTTAAAATGGGAGATACACTGGAGATGCAGCTTAAAAATATAAGTGGTAAAGCAGCATTGATTGATATAAGAAGGTTTAACAGTATGGTAGAAGAGGCTCTTAATATAAAGCTAGACACTAACTTTCTAATTGGTATATCTTTTCATATGGCTAGTATGATAGATAGGCTTAAAGAAGGAAAGTATATTGATGAATTTGAGAATAAAGAGAAGTATATTAGAGAAAGTCCAGAATTGTATAATGTAGTTAAAGGTACTACGGATTTTTTAAATAAAAAGTACCAAATAGAAATTACCGAAGATGAGATATGTTATATAATGAGATTTTTTGATTACAGGAATTATATAAAAAAAGCGTAAGCTTTAATCCTACAATTCATTAAAATATGGGTTGTAGGATTTGTTTTTGTTTGATGTGTGTTGGCATGAAAATTGCTTGTATTATTAGTATAACAAACATAACACTTTAAACGTAGAGAGGATGTCGCATTATGGAAGAAATGATATTTGGAATAATAGTTAATGGCGGAGATGCAAGAAGCAGGGCAATGAATGCTATAAGAGAAGCCAAAAAGGGAAATATAGATAAAGCTAAAGAACTAATCGAAGAAGCCAATGTTTTTTTAGGAAAAGCCCACGATGTTCAAACAGAATTAATTCAAAATGAGGCTGCAGGGAATAAGACTGAGATGTCTCTTCTTATGGTTCACGCTCAGGATCATCTTATGAATGCAATGACAGTAAAAGATATGGCAATAGAATTCATTGATATGTACTGTGAGATGCTAGAGCTAAAGAATAATAAATAAAACACAGATATAACACAGATTAAACACACTTTAACACACATTTAACATTAAGTACAAAATAATAGTTTATAAGTAAAGTAATGTGTGTTGGCATAGAAGTTGCTTTATAAATAAGCATGAATAATAAATTATAAATTAAACTATTTGAGGAGGAATTATAAATGTTACAAATTACTTTAATATGTGCTGGTGGAATGTCAACAAGTATGTTAGTAGCAAAAATGCAAAAGTCAGCAAAGGATAAAGGTATAGAAACAGAAATAAGAGCTACAGCTGAAGGAAAGTTCAAAAAAGAATATAGTGATAAAACAGATGTATTACTATTAGGACCACAAGTAGGGTTCATGCTTAATGATTTTAAAAAAGAATATGAACCAAAAGGGATGAAGGTTGATGTAATAGATAGTATAGACTATGGAATGATGAATGGTGAGAAGGTTTTAAACAAAGCTTTAAGTTTATAGAGTTTAAATTAAAAAAGGATATAAGGGGGATAAAAAAATGAGTATAAATGTTCAAGGAATACAACAAAAGATTCAGCCTGTAGTAAATAAATTATCCAATAATAGATATTTGAAGGCAATGATGGGAGGAATGATGGCAGGAATGCCGGCAACAATTATAGGATCACTAGCAACATTGTTGAAATCCTTGCCAATAGCACCATATCAAAGTTTTATAACATCTCATGGAATAGATAAGTATTTACAATTGCCTGTAATTCTTACAACAAACATATTAGCTTTAATATTTGTGGTTTGTATCACTTATACTTTAGCTGAGAGTTTTGATGTAAAAGGAATTGGACCAGCGATAATAGCTTTAGTTTCTTTTTTAGTACTTACTCCTTTGCAGACAGCTAAAACTGCTTATGGAACGGATGCAACATTGATTCCTATGGATTGGCTTGGATCAACTGGCGTATTTACAGCACTCATAGTAGCTTTTGTAGTAGGAAGACTGTATGTTGCTATAGTACAAAGAGGATGGACTATTAAGATGCCAGAATCTGTTCCACCGTTTATTAAGGATTCGTTTGCAAGTTTAGTCCCAGGAACAATTATAACAACAATATTTATAGTTATATCTGCTGTTTTTGCAAATACTCCATTTGGTAGTGTACATGCTTTTATTTATGGAATCCTACAATTACCATTACAACATTTGGGCGGAAGTTTTGGTACTCTTGTATTCGTAGCTATATTAAGTCAAGTATTATGGGCGTTTGGTATACATGGAAGTATGGTGGTACTTTCAGTAATGATGCCTATATGGGGGGCTATGGATGCTGCCCAACTTAGTGCTTATTCTGCAGGAAAACCACTGCCAAATATAGTAGGAATGATGTTCTTTACTATATATACTTTTGGAGGAACCGCTTTAGGATTGGCAATAGTTATGCTAAAAGCAAAAAGCGAAAGATTTAAAACACTTGGAAGATTATCGATTGTGCCAGCAATATTTGGAATAACTGAACCTATTATATTTGGTACTCCTTTAGTTCTGAATCCAATATTTGTAATACCATTTGTATTTGGAAATGTAATTTCGTTAGTTTTAGCATATGTATCAACAATAATAGGAATTATACCACCTCCAAATGGAATAGGGGCACCATCTGGAACTCCTATAGTTCTACAAGGTCTAATAGCTGGTGGTTGGAGAAATGCTATATTCCAAGTAGTATTAGTTATACTGTGGGTAGTATTATGGTACCCATTCTTTAAAATAGCTGATAAAAAGGCATTGGAAGAGGAAACAGTGGTAGTTCAACAATAATTGCATAATTTAATCAATAGTCTCTCTAAATTTTTTGGAGAGACAGTTTTTATATATCATAGAGATAATAAAGTTATGGAGGCAGGTTATGGAAAAGGATAGATTAGTAGAACTCTTAAATAAAATGACTATAGAAGAAAAGATTTACCAACTAGTTCAATTAGATGCTTCATTATATAGTGAAAAAGCAGCAATTACTGGACCAAAAGCCAAATTAGGAATAAGCGATGAGGTCATAGATAATATCGGTTCTGTTTACAATGTGTATGGAGCAGAAAAAGTAAGAAATATACAAGAAGATTACTTAAAGAAAAGCAGACATAAGATACCGCTTTTATTTTGTGCAGACGTAATTTATGGATATAAAACAATTTTGCCAATTCCATTGGCTTTTGGATGCTCTTGGAATCCTGAGTTAGTAAAAGAAGGTTTTGAAATGGTAGCAAAAGAAACATCTGCAGCAGGAGTACATGGGGTGTTCTCTCCGATGGTTGATTTAGCACGTGATCCTAGATGGGGAAGAGTAATGGAATCTACAGGAGAAGACGCTTATCTAAATAGTGCCTACGCAAAGGCGGAGGTAGAAGGTTTTCAAGGAAATTTAGATAATAATCATGTGGCTTCCTGTGTAAAGCACTTTGCTGCTTATGGAGCACCTGAAGCAGGAAGAGAGTATAACACAGTTGATATGTCCGAAAGAAAGCTTAGACAAGATTATTTGCCTTCATACAAAGCAGCAGTTGATGCAGGGTGTAAGATGGTAATGACCTCTTTCAATACAGTAGATGGAATCCCTTCTACGGGAAATAAGTGGTTGATGCGTGATGTTCTAAGAGAAGAGTGGGGATTTGACGGTGTAACGATATCTGATTATGCTGCTATTAAAGAGCTTATAGATCATGGTGTAGCTGAAGATGAAGATCATGCAGCAAAGCTTGGAATTGAAGCTGGAGTAGATTTTGACATGAAGACACCTATATATGCAAAACATTTAAAAGGGTTGGTTGAAAGAAATGAAGTTGATATGAAGCTTATAGATGAGGCCGTACTAAGAATATTAAACTTAAAGAATGATTTAGGTTTATTTGAAGATCCGTATCGTGCAGTTGATGCTGAGATTGAGAAAATGATTATAAATTCTGAAGAAAATAAAAAGTTATCTAGAAGTTTAGCTGAAGAATCAATAGTATTATTAAAAAATGATAATAAGGTCTTACCTATAGATAAAAATAAAAAGGTAGCGTTAATAGGGCCTTACATTAATGAGAGAGCATTAACTGGAATGTGGGCAATTGCAACAGATCCTAAGTTAGTAACTACTTTAGAAGAAGCTATGAAAAACAAAATAGGAGAAAACTTAGCTTGTGCTCATGGAAGTGATATTGTAGATGATTATTCATTCATGGGAGAATTTGCAGCTTATTTTCAAAATTCTGTTGCCAAGAGAGATATAGAAAAAGATATTGAAGAAGCTGTAAGGGTTGCAGCAAATGCAGATGTAATAGTTGTAGCTTTAGGTGAACATGCTTTCCAAAGTGGAGAAGCTGCAAGTCGTACAGAACTGACAATAGATAAGATTCAAATAAAGTTGTTAGAAAAATTAAGTGGGTTAAATAAACCTATTATTTGTATATTATTCAATGGAAGGCCTTTAGTTCTGGATAATGTATTAGATAAAGTAGATGGTTTAATTGAGGCATGGTTCCCTGGATCAGAAGGAGCTTTAGCGGTTGCAGATATACTTTGTGGAGATGTAAATCCTTCAGGTAAATTAAGTATGAGTTTCCCAATTAATGTTGGACAAATTCCTGTTTACTATAATGAATTTAAAACAGGAAGACCAATAGTTGGATCAGGGCATACAGGTAGGTTCGTTTCTAAATATATTGATATAGACAATGAACCGAAATACCCATTTGGATATGGATTATCATATACCGAATTTGAGTATGGAGATATAACCTTGGATAGTGATATTCTAACTACTAATGGTGTTATTAGAGCAACCATATCTGTAAAAAACATTGGTAAAGTAAAGGGGAAAGAAACAGTTCAAATATATGTTCAAGATTTAGTTGGTAGTGTAGTAAGACCAGTTAAAGAATTAAAAGGCTTTAAGAAAGTTGAACTTGAGCCAAACGAAAGTATAGATGTAGAGTTTGTAATTAATGAAAACGACTTGAAATTCTTCACAAAAAATATGAAGCTCGAAGCTGAAAAAGGTAAGTTCAAATTATTCATTGGAAAAAACAGTAGAGATGTAAAAGAAGCATCATTTGAATATAAAGTATAAGTGCATATTCTTATTAGGTTAGAATTGTATTTGAAAAACTAGGAGGATAGAACATGAATAAAGGATTTCCAAAGGGATTTTTATGGGGAGGAGCATTAGCTGCTCACCAGTGTGAAGGAGCTTATAACGAAGATGGAAAAGGCCTTTGTACTGCTGATACATTGATATGTGGAAATGTAATGGAAAGATTGTTTAATATAAGCACAGATATAAAAGATGGAATTTATTATCCAAGCCATGAAGCTATTGATTTCTATCATAGATATAAAGAAGATGTTAAGTTATTTGCAGAGATGGGATTTAAGACATTGCGTACAAGCATAGCATGGTCAAGAATATTTCCTAATGGAGATGATGAAACTCCAAACGAAAAAGGATTACAATTTTATGATGATCTTTTTGATGAGCTATTAAAGTACGATATTAAACCTGTAATAACTCTATCTCATTATGAATTGCCTCTAGGTTTATTAAATAAATATGGAGCATGGTCAAATAGAGAGGCTATAAAGTTTTTTGAAACTTATGCTAAGACCGTATTTGAACGTTATAAAGATAAAGTTAAGCATTGGTTGACTTTTAATGAAATAAATGTAGTAAAAATGATGCCATATCTAGGAGGAGGAATGTTGCTAAGTCATACAGATCCTGAGTTTTTACAAAAAGCATATCAAGCAGCACATCATCAGTTTGTAGCCAGCAGTTTAGCAGTAAAGGCGTGTCATGAAATAATACCAGATGCAAAGATTGGAATGATGATGGCTGGAATGTTGTCATATCCAAAAACTTGCAATCCAAATGATGTATGGAAGAATGTTGAAATGGAACGTAACTCTTTATTCTTCTCAGATGTTATGATGAGGGGATATTATCCTTCTCATATCAATAGATATTTTGAAGAGAATAATATAAGTATTGAAATTGAAAACGGGGATTTAGAGCTTATTAAGACATATACAACCGATTTTCTAGCTTTTAGTTACTATATGTCAAGCGTAACAAGTGCAGATCCTGAAGATAATAAAATGACAGGTAATTTTGCCATGGGTATAAGTAATCCTTATTTAGAGACAAGTGAATGGGGATGGCAGATTGATCCTACTGGTTTAAGAATATATTTAAATCAACTATATGATAGGTATCAAAAACCACTATTTATAGTAGAGAATGGTTTAGGAGCTGTAGATACTGTTAATGAAGATGGAACTATAGAGGATGACTATAGAATCGATTACCTAAAGCAACATGTCTTAGCTATGAAAGAAGCAATTAAAGACGGAGTTGAACTCTTAGGGTATACACCTTGGGGATGTATTGATCTTGTAAGCTGCTCTACAGGTGAAATGAAAAAGAGATATGGCTTTATATATGTAGACAAAGATAATGAAGGTAATGGTACATTAAAGCGTTCAAAGAAGAAGAGTTTTTATTGGTATAAAGATGTTATAGAGAGTAATGGAGAGAAACTATAGAATTTATAAGATGAAAGATTCAATGGATAAAGTAATATCTTATGGAATAGAGATATTTCTAGAGTACTAGAATGGCTGCCTTTAGAAAGTAGTTATTCAGGTATTATAGTGGGAATGTAGGAATTTAAGATCTTTTTATTGCATTAGTATATTACGAGTCTAAGTTATGATATAAGAAAGTTATTATACAGTATAACTATTATTAGAAAAATTAAGAAGTTATAAAATCCATAGAAGCTCATTACACAAATAAAGCCGTGCTTAAAGGTAAATAAACTCCTTTTATGCATGGCTTTTATTCTATAAGGATTAATTAATATTTGTTTTAAAACAGCTACTTATCATAATAAAACGTTATATCAGACCATCCACCATTATAGAAATAATTGTCATCATCTCTGTATTTAAATCTAGCTATCCATCATAAAGGCTCCATTCATAAATTTTACTTAAATTTAATATAGTTGTAATTTAAATAAAATATTATTAATTAAATGTATAGTTGAGATAGAGCATATAGTTGTTTTTTAACAATAAAATTATGTATTGGTATTAAGCTTTTGTTATTTATTTAGATAAAATTGTAAAATATACTAGAACTTAGTGTTAAAATTATATATTATAGTTATGTAGTAAAAATATTACAAATAATTAAGTATATGGTACAGGAGAGGTTTTATGTTGAAAGGAAAATCTGTAAAAAAGTTATTCTCAGCTTTATTAGTAACAGTATTGGCAGGCTCATTATCTTCAGTGAATGTAATGGCTAAGGAAAATATTAAA
Proteins encoded in this region:
- a CDS encoding sigma 54-interacting transcriptional regulator encodes the protein MKRIDEVYKKLIELYNGEGISAGEIATSLGLDRANVSADLNKLSEAGKVSKIKGKPVLFVPQEIKLEENILEKFVKKNASLFSAVEQAKAAILYPPKGMNMLILGDTGVGKSMFATLVHRYAIEMEVMPEEAPFITFNCADYANNPQLLLGQLFGSVRGAYTGADADKPGLIEKANGGILFLDEVHRLPPEGQEIFFTFMDKGTFRRLGETDNERSSKVLIVSATTENPDSTLLKTFTRRIPMIIRIPSLNERTLEERFNLVSDFMREESARLRKSIKVSVNTMRSLLSYSCPNNVGQLRTDIQLLCAKAYADFIAHRKEEIVISSLDIPPYIREGLYMGTEHRQIWNKLIGINNRYCIFDTSEENMLFEEYNNNESIYEMIDIRFHELKTKGVSDEELDKEMEKDIEDYFDNYIHDVSSKVDMSKLENIIEPKVIRVVEELISLSEERLGRKLSKKVYYGMAVHISNSIERVRKNRKIVNPQLNSIRTQYKEEFNLALDFLKIIDRTLDISMPIDEAGFLSLFLIYDYRVVEEHNKDVKVIVIAHGPATASSMVETANKLLGVNYAIGINAPIEEKPKTILSNIKNYIKEAKLDSDVLFLVDMGSFTTFGAELQKEFGIRTKTIPLVSTLHVLEATRKAMMGYTLEEVYKDTLSVNVLMEANEEELIEEDEIGEKLAIITICTTGEGSAITVKNMLHRELDFDSNLLAVIPINLVGKGSVYKRIKEIEKDHTVVCLVSSFSLDTKIPQFGLEDMFNPDAIKLMQRYIDLQTAYLKMGDTLEMQLKNISGKAALIDIRRFNSMVEEALNIKLDTNFLIGISFHMASMIDRLKEGKYIDEFENKEKYIRESPELYNVVKGTTDFLNKKYQIEITEDEICYIMRFFDYRNYIKKA
- a CDS encoding glycoside hydrolase family 1 protein, which encodes MNKGFPKGFLWGGALAAHQCEGAYNEDGKGLCTADTLICGNVMERLFNISTDIKDGIYYPSHEAIDFYHRYKEDVKLFAEMGFKTLRTSIAWSRIFPNGDDETPNEKGLQFYDDLFDELLKYDIKPVITLSHYELPLGLLNKYGAWSNREAIKFFETYAKTVFERYKDKVKHWLTFNEINVVKMMPYLGGGMLLSHTDPEFLQKAYQAAHHQFVASSLAVKACHEIIPDAKIGMMMAGMLSYPKTCNPNDVWKNVEMERNSLFFSDVMMRGYYPSHINRYFEENNISIEIENGDLELIKTYTTDFLAFSYYMSSVTSADPEDNKMTGNFAMGISNPYLETSEWGWQIDPTGLRIYLNQLYDRYQKPLFIVENGLGAVDTVNEDGTIEDDYRIDYLKQHVLAMKEAIKDGVELLGYTPWGCIDLVSCSTGEMKKRYGFIYVDKDNEGNGTLKRSKKKSFYWYKDVIESNGEKL
- the bglX gene encoding beta-glucosidase BglX; this encodes MEKDRLVELLNKMTIEEKIYQLVQLDASLYSEKAAITGPKAKLGISDEVIDNIGSVYNVYGAEKVRNIQEDYLKKSRHKIPLLFCADVIYGYKTILPIPLAFGCSWNPELVKEGFEMVAKETSAAGVHGVFSPMVDLARDPRWGRVMESTGEDAYLNSAYAKAEVEGFQGNLDNNHVASCVKHFAAYGAPEAGREYNTVDMSERKLRQDYLPSYKAAVDAGCKMVMTSFNTVDGIPSTGNKWLMRDVLREEWGFDGVTISDYAAIKELIDHGVAEDEDHAAKLGIEAGVDFDMKTPIYAKHLKGLVERNEVDMKLIDEAVLRILNLKNDLGLFEDPYRAVDAEIEKMIINSEENKKLSRSLAEESIVLLKNDNKVLPIDKNKKVALIGPYINERALTGMWAIATDPKLVTTLEEAMKNKIGENLACAHGSDIVDDYSFMGEFAAYFQNSVAKRDIEKDIEEAVRVAANADVIVVALGEHAFQSGEAASRTELTIDKIQIKLLEKLSGLNKPIICILFNGRPLVLDNVLDKVDGLIEAWFPGSEGALAVADILCGDVNPSGKLSMSFPINVGQIPVYYNEFKTGRPIVGSGHTGRFVSKYIDIDNEPKYPFGYGLSYTEFEYGDITLDSDILTTNGVIRATISVKNIGKVKGKETVQIYVQDLVGSVVRPVKELKGFKKVELEPNESIDVEFVINENDLKFFTKNMKLEAEKGKFKLFIGKNSRDVKEASFEYKV
- a CDS encoding PTS sugar transporter subunit IIB, whose protein sequence is MLQITLICAGGMSTSMLVAKMQKSAKDKGIETEIRATAEGKFKKEYSDKTDVLLLGPQVGFMLNDFKKEYEPKGMKVDVIDSIDYGMMNGEKVLNKALSL
- a CDS encoding PTS lactose/cellobiose transporter subunit IIA, which codes for MEEMIFGIIVNGGDARSRAMNAIREAKKGNIDKAKELIEEANVFLGKAHDVQTELIQNEAAGNKTEMSLLMVHAQDHLMNAMTVKDMAIEFIDMYCEMLELKNNK
- a CDS encoding PTS sugar transporter subunit IIC, with translation MSINVQGIQQKIQPVVNKLSNNRYLKAMMGGMMAGMPATIIGSLATLLKSLPIAPYQSFITSHGIDKYLQLPVILTTNILALIFVVCITYTLAESFDVKGIGPAIIALVSFLVLTPLQTAKTAYGTDATLIPMDWLGSTGVFTALIVAFVVGRLYVAIVQRGWTIKMPESVPPFIKDSFASLVPGTIITTIFIVISAVFANTPFGSVHAFIYGILQLPLQHLGGSFGTLVFVAILSQVLWAFGIHGSMVVLSVMMPIWGAMDAAQLSAYSAGKPLPNIVGMMFFTIYTFGGTALGLAIVMLKAKSERFKTLGRLSIVPAIFGITEPIIFGTPLVLNPIFVIPFVFGNVISLVLAYVSTIIGIIPPPNGIGAPSGTPIVLQGLIAGGWRNAIFQVVLVILWVVLWYPFFKIADKKALEEETVVVQQ